Proteins encoded together in one Temnothorax longispinosus isolate EJ_2023e chromosome 5, Tlon_JGU_v1, whole genome shotgun sequence window:
- the Iml1 gene encoding GATOR complex protein Iml1 isoform X6, producing the protein MKLFKLIVHQKNFSGEDLIINPKDYPGIKTGDVVEIYHPDDEFSRLLLQVTSFKEDLQGRETISVENNVASMFQLRTFADVYMNIVNPDDVALDSIELTFKDQYMGRSEMWRLKNSLVNTCVYINKKIEFCSGSIRCQVYEMWSQGDRVACGVITDDTKVVFRSSTSMVYLFIQMSSEMWDFDIHGDLYFEKAVNGFLADLFQKWKKNSSNHEVTIVLFSRTFYNATSLEEFPNHMRECLQHDYRGRFYEDFYRVAVQNERFEDWSNILVQLRKLFTDYQKIVLEYHQKPGVNMPKAVNSTAAQGNFLEVLNMSLNVFEKHYLDRSFDRTGQLSVVITPGVGVFEVDRELTNVTKQRIIDNGVGSDLVCVGEQPLHAVPLLKFHNKDSSINAPDDYSMPHWINLSFYSTNKKIPYSTFIPRIKLPQKVSKHLTDNEKLHCKTRLLQEDPRECLHNTLFDYDAYDAQVFQLPTVHTSSVQRINTRRKKTSVVCLETHNNGHLLKLLKRKMSDPDIHHPPPETHSPSLRSAAITIPHKTDDDNTESNEDKTGVSRTPVKNDLTDSEISPPFRPIVGSAGSPTNSISQPTNILRPGRALINPFDPSHVTIKLTSNRRRWTHIFPKGPTGVLIQQHHYQAIPMQTLESQSETTLATIGGPSMEVGASNSNQISRSASQIGFQDTKGKLLRPNPSVTNGDKAANPSAMANKSLTLLWGATGEQEWTPALTTAIIGVDWKSLTIPACLPITTDYFPDKRSLQNDYVVSDYNLLPDDVNADFAQQRAIYKKPLTTVEVFKELVSQRLAQGFQLIILPSLNKNQSNATGTNPVPAISTVIRGRQTESEPKEEYLLSIGRIFHKISLFDNSITVTRYRPRHPYPPFNIHYQYRFHAPHHDTYEVSRVSFTTEKLETYNWNYLDHYICTRGHTDFALVEALKYWRFRVFLLPYNNPATRRILEGSPRCDIYTPLSNAEQASLMDGFLRFIEGWLNKIRRPNPNKNWSPTALGGVPPRDPASHLTRRRHSTSLIFLTNQTNLVGSSPFRERLGSNRLPEKPRPRSGSKVMDRGRVSPASEAVLPLSLEQQQQDHFDANDDSANQELTKIKSNATNVEILEAMKHPQTGVGFLTQHPSLPSQTFVSADAIQWLNNHIEGGMGIEQGINIMKGMIQDKLICHASGDFSQPFVLGFYLYHIVQDENQKAADYSAPLGNLQSFENEWVEVEMRPPKGWCEPTSSTTVSTVPAITIPCDTIDESNVPPFLRDDIDLTEPMDDRNWTVPLYKHTHLDIDINNKSDRIEWGHLRYQSIYKVYNSYELVVQWVASSGSIVADLIFVWQRKAQMCGIQMIPIPSDLLALPYVLKSDPLRGPIFIPLDTECLMANKRHLFEEFREDTYAQRLFLFQEAILQRFGFMPCLVENTENDRQYVHITGNAFILVPSTTNTRPRPRTGTNVVRRNTGQKRYPVHSDQSSPHEAYITRHVGGKKDDHSTDRKMGFLWSWNHMISRKWKLLSLSAGDEVFQKKIIQDFRHFCSNGDNRLKEFWESCWELKEKTCTKAK; encoded by the exons ATGAAGCTTTTCAAGCTGATAGTGCATCAAAAGAACTTTAGCGGGGAGGACCTGATCATCAACCCGAAGGATTATCCCGGCATAAAGACCGGCGATGTCGTTGAGATTTACCATCCCGACGATGAGTTCAGCCGGCTGCTGTTACAAGTCACCTCCTTCAAGGAGGACCTACAGGGTCGCGAGACCATCAGCGTGGAGAATAACGTAGCGTCGATGTTTCAGCTGCGAACGTTCGCCGATGTATACATGAACATAGTAAACCCGGACGACGTGGCCCTAGATTCCATAGAATTGACGTTTAAGGATCAGTATATGGGACGCAGTGAAATGTGGCGTTTGAAGAACAGCTTG GTAAACACTTGCGTGTACATCAATAAGAAGATAGAGTTTTGCAGCGGTAGTATACGTTGTCAAGTGTACGAGATGTGGTCACAGGGCGATCGTGTTGCCTGCGGCGTCATAACTGATGACACTAAA GTAGTGTTTCGATCTTCTACAAGTATGGTATACTTGTTCATTCAAATGAGCTCCGAAATGTGGGATTTTGATATACACGGAGATCTTTACTTTGAGAAGGCAGTTAATGGATTCTTAGCGGACCTATTTCAAAAGTGGAAAAAGAATAGCAGCAATCATGAAGTTACTATAGTACTGTTTTCGAGAACTTTCTACAATGCGACCAGTTTGGAGGAATTTCCCAATCATATGAGGGAGTGTTTGCAGCACGATTACAGAGGGAGATTTTATGAAGATTTTTACAGAGTTGCGGTACAGAATGAAAGATTTGAGGATTGGAGTAATATATTGGTGCAACTGCGCAAACTGTTTACTgattatcaaaaaattgtctTGGAATATCACCAGAAGCCAGGTGTTAATATGCCTAAGGCGGTAAATTCCACTGCTGCGCAAGGCAACTTTTTGGAAGTGTTGAATATGTCTTTGAACG tttttgaAAAACACTACTTGGATCGCAGCTTTGACAGGACTGGTCAGTTATCTGTAGTCATTACACCTGGAGTTGGAGTCTTTGAGGTTGACAGAGAGCTGACAAATGTGACAAAGCAGAGAATCATTGACAACGGTGTAGGAAGTGATTTAGTATGCGTTGGTGAACAGCCACTTCATGCAGTTCCGTTATTGAAG TTTCACAACAAAGATTCCTCTATAAATGCACCAGATGACTATAGCATGCCTCACTGGATAAATCTCAGTTTCTATTCTACGAACAAAAAGATTCCCTATTCCACATTTATTCCACGAATAAAGCTGCCGCAGAAGGTGTCGAAACATCTGAcggataatgaaaaattacattgcaAAACTAGACTTTTGCAAGAAGATCCAAGAGAATGTTTACATAATACGTTATTCGATTATGATGCTTATGATGCACAAGTATTCCAACTACCAACAGTTCATACTTCAAG TGTACAAAGGATAAATACGAGGAGAAAAAAGACGAGCGTGGTGTGCCTTGAAACTCATAATAATGGCCATTTGTTAAAGCTCTTGAAACGTAAAATGTCGGATCCTGATATACATCATCCACCACCTGAAACACATTCACCGTCATTACGGAGTGCTGCAATAACGATACCGCACAAAACAGATGACGATAACACTGAATCTAATGAAGATAAAACTG gtGTATCCAGAACGCCGGTGAAAAACGACTTAACAGACTCCGAGATATCTCCGCCGTTTAGACCTATTGTTGGTAGCGCTGGTAGTCCAACGAACTCAATTTCTCAACCGACGAATATACTTAGGCCTGGTAGGGCATTAATCAATCCTTTCGATCCGTCACATGTTACCATTAAACTTACCAGCAACAGACGACGGTGGACTCACATCTTTCCAAAAG GGCCTACAGGAGTTCTAATACAGCAACATCACTATCAAGCTATTCCAATGCAAACATTGGAGTCACAAAGTGAGACTACATTAGCCACTATAGGTGGACCCTCGATGGAAGTTGGGGCGAGCAATTCAAATCAGATTTCGAGATCGGCATCTCAAATAGGATTCCAAG ACACAAAAGGAAAGTTACTGCGACCTAATCCTTCTGTAACTAATGGAGATAAAGCTGCAAATCCTTCAGCTATGGCGAATAAGAGTCTTACTCTCTTGTGGGGTGCTACTGGTGAGCAGGAATGGACGCCTGCTTTAACAACAG CCATCATAG GAGTTGACTGGAAATCTTTAACAATCCCCGCGTGCCTGCCCATCACTACTGATTACTTCCCAGACAAGCGGAGCTTACAAAACGATTACGTCGTGTCGGACTACAATCTTCTCCCGGACGACGTTAACGCAGATTTTGCCCAACAGCGAGCGATATACAAGAAACCGCTCACAACTGTGGAAGTGTTTAAAGAGCTGGTCTCGCAGCGCTTGGCccaa gGTTTCCagctaattattttaccgtCACTTAACAAGAATCAGAGCAACGCCACTGGCACCAATCCCGTTCCCGCAATTAGTACGGTAATACGCGGCAGACAGACTGAGTCCGAGCCTAAAGAGGAATATTTGCTTAGCATTGGaagaatttttcacaaaatatcaCTGTTCGATAATTCTATAACAGTTACGAGATACCGTCCAcg gCATCCTTACCCACCCTTCAATATTCACTATCAATATCGATTTCATGCTCCGCATCACGACACGTACGAAGTCTCGCGGGTGTCTTTCACCACAGAGAAACTCGAGACCTATAATTGGAATTATCTAGACCATTACATTTGCACACGGGGCCACACTGATTTTGCTTTAGTGGAA GCTCTCAAATATTGGAGGTTTCGAGTATTTCTATTACCATATAATAATCCTGCGACCCGCAGAATTTTAGAAGGTTCCCCAAGATGCGACATATACACTCCGCTCAGTAATGCTGAACAGGCATCATTAATGGACGGCTTTCTGCGTTTTATCGAGGGATGGTTGAACAAAATACGACGGCCAAATCCCAACAAAAACTGG AGCCCCACAGCTCTAGGTGGTGTCCCTCCAAGAGATCCTGCCTCTCATTTGACCAGACGCAGGCACAGCACGAGCCTGATATTCCTCACTAACCAG ACCAATCTAGTCGGCAGCTCTCCTTTCAGGGAGCGACTCGGGAGCAACCGCCTGCCAGAGAAACCGAGACCAAG ATCCGGTTCCAAAGTGATGGACAGAGGACGTGTGTCGCCTGCCAGTGAAGCCGTTTTGCCGTTGTCGCTCGAGCAACAGCAGCAGGATCATTTCGACGCTAACGACGACAG TGCAAATCAGGAGCTGACCAAGATAAAAAGCAATGCGACGAATGTGGAAATTTTGGAGGCCATGAAACATCCTCAAACTGGTGTTGGCTTCTTAACACAACATCCCTCGCTGCCCAGCCAAACGTTTGTTAGCGCTGATGCGATCCAGTGGTTGAACAACCACATAGAAGGCGGCATGGGGATCGAACAGGGTATTAATATCATGAAG GGAATGATTCAAGACAAATTGATATGCCATGCGTCCGGCGATTTCTCGCAACCATTTGTGCTGGgattttatttgtatcatatcgTGCAGGATGAAAATCAAAAAG CCGCAGACTATTCCGCGCCGCTTGGGAATCTGCAAAGTTTCGAGAACGAGTGGGTGGAGGTAGAAATGAGACCGCCGAAAGGATGGTGTGAACCAACGTCTTCGACAACAGTGTCGACAGTACCTGCCATAACAATACCTTGCGACACTATTGACGAATCCAACGTTCCACCTTTTCTGAGAGACGACATCGATTTAACCGAACCGATGGATGACAGAAATTGGACAG tGCCATTGTATAAACATACTCATCTTGATATcgatatcaataataaaagtgaCAGGATCGAATGGGGTCACTTGAGATACCAGTCCATTTACaaagtatataattcttatgaACTCGTAGTACAATGGGTTGCGTCATCTGGGAGCATAGTGGCTGATCTG ATATTCGTTTGGCAACGCAAGGCTCAAATGTGCGGGATACAGATGATACCGATTCCTAGCGATCTGTTAGCGCTACCATATGTCTTGAAGAGCGATCCTCTCAGAGGTCCTATTTTCATACCTCTCGATACAGAATGTTTAATGGCAAATAAGCGGCATCTCTTTGAAG AATTCCGTGAAGATACCTACGCACAAAGGTTGTTTTTATTCCAAGAAGCAATTCTACAGAGATTCGGCTTCATGCCGTGCTTAGTCGAGAATACCGAAAATGACCGTCAGTACGTTCACATCACTGGTAACGCATTTATATTAGTGCCATCCACCACGAATACTCGGCCACGTCCACGAACCGGTACGAACGTCGTACGGCGAAATACAGGACAGAAAAGATACCCAGTTCATTCGGACCAGTCTAGTCCGCACGAAGCATACATTACCAGACATGTTGGGGGAAAGAAGGACGATCATAGCACAGATAGGAAA atggGCTTTTTGTGGTCCTGGAATCATATGATCAGCCGCAAGTGGAAATTATTATCTCTCTCGGCGGGCGACGAAGTTTTCCAGAAAAAAATCATACAGGATTTTCGACACTTCTGTTCCAATGGAGACAATAGACTTAAAGAGTTTTGGGAATCTTGTTGGGAGTTAAAGGAAAAAACTTGTACAAAAGCAAAGTAG
- the Iml1 gene encoding GATOR complex protein Iml1 isoform X2 has protein sequence MKLFKLIVHQKNFSGEDLIINPKDYPGIKTGDVVEIYHPDDEFSRLLLQVTSFKEDLQGRETISVENNVASMFQLRTFADVYMNIVNPDDVALDSIELTFKDQYMGRSEMWRLKNSLVNTCVYINKKIEFCSGSIRCQVYEMWSQGDRVACGVITDDTKVVFRSSTSMVYLFIQMSSEMWDFDIHGDLYFEKAVNGFLADLFQKWKKNSSNHEVTIVLFSRTFYNATSLEEFPNHMRECLQHDYRGRFYEDFYRVAVQNERFEDWSNILVQLRKLFTDYQKIVLEYHQKPGVNMPKAVNSTAAQGNFLEVLNMSLNVFEKHYLDRSFDRTGQLSVVITPGVGVFEVDRELTNVTKQRIIDNGVGSDLVCVGEQPLHAVPLLKFHNKDSSINAPDDYSMPHWINLSFYSTNKKIPYSTFIPRIKLPQKVSKHLTDNEKLHCKTRLLQEDPRECLHNTLFDYDAYDAQVFQLPTVHTSSVQRINTRRKKTSVVCLETHNNGHLLKLLKRKMSDPDIHHPPPETHSPSLRSAAITIPHKTDDDNTESNEDKTGVSRTPVKNDLTDSEISPPFRPIVGSAGSPTNSISQPTNILRPGRALINPFDPSHVTIKLTSNRRRWTHIFPKGPTGVLIQQHHYQAIPMQTLESQSETTLATIGGPSMEVGASNSNQISRSASQIGFQDTKGKLLRPNPSVTNGDKAANPSAMANKSLTLLWGATGEQEWTPALTTGVDWKSLTIPACLPITTDYFPDKRSLQNDYVVSDYNLLPDDVNADFAQQRAIYKKPLTTVEVFKELVSQRLAQGFQLIILPSLNKNQSNATGTNPVPAISTVIRGRQTESEPKEEYLLSIGRIFHKISLFDNSITVTRYRPRHPYPPFNIHYQYRFHAPHHDTYEVSRVSFTTEKLETYNWNYLDHYICTRGHTDFALVEDLKYVFFQALKYWRFRVFLLPYNNPATRRILEGSPRCDIYTPLSNAEQASLMDGFLRFIEGWLNKIRRPNPNKNWHDMFQSPTALGGVPPRDPASHLTRRRHSTSLIFLTNQERHVVNTAAAARTCLDTPRHVPNRSGSKVMDRGRVSPASEAVLPLSLEQQQQDHFDANDDSANQELTKIKSNATNVEILEAMKHPQTGVGFLTQHPSLPSQTFVSADAIQWLNNHIEGGMGIEQGINIMKGMIQDKLICHASGDFSQPFVLGFYLYHIVQDENQKAADYSAPLGNLQSFENEWVEVEMRPPKGWCEPTSSTTVSTVPAITIPCDTIDESNVPPFLRDDIDLTEPMDDRNWTVPLYKHTHLDIDINNKSDRIEWGHLRYQSIYKVYNSYELVVQWVASSGSIVADLIFVWQRKAQMCGIQMIPIPSDLLALPYVLKSDPLRGPIFIPLDTECLMANKRHLFEEFREDTYAQRLFLFQEAILQRFGFMPCLVENTENDRQYVHITGNAFILVPSTTNTRPRPRTGTNVVRRNTGQKRYPVHSDQSSPHEAYITRHVGGKKDDHSTDRKMGFLWSWNHMISRKWKLLSLSAGDEVFQKKIIQDFRHFCSNGDNRLKEFWESCWELKEKTCTKAK, from the exons ATGAAGCTTTTCAAGCTGATAGTGCATCAAAAGAACTTTAGCGGGGAGGACCTGATCATCAACCCGAAGGATTATCCCGGCATAAAGACCGGCGATGTCGTTGAGATTTACCATCCCGACGATGAGTTCAGCCGGCTGCTGTTACAAGTCACCTCCTTCAAGGAGGACCTACAGGGTCGCGAGACCATCAGCGTGGAGAATAACGTAGCGTCGATGTTTCAGCTGCGAACGTTCGCCGATGTATACATGAACATAGTAAACCCGGACGACGTGGCCCTAGATTCCATAGAATTGACGTTTAAGGATCAGTATATGGGACGCAGTGAAATGTGGCGTTTGAAGAACAGCTTG GTAAACACTTGCGTGTACATCAATAAGAAGATAGAGTTTTGCAGCGGTAGTATACGTTGTCAAGTGTACGAGATGTGGTCACAGGGCGATCGTGTTGCCTGCGGCGTCATAACTGATGACACTAAA GTAGTGTTTCGATCTTCTACAAGTATGGTATACTTGTTCATTCAAATGAGCTCCGAAATGTGGGATTTTGATATACACGGAGATCTTTACTTTGAGAAGGCAGTTAATGGATTCTTAGCGGACCTATTTCAAAAGTGGAAAAAGAATAGCAGCAATCATGAAGTTACTATAGTACTGTTTTCGAGAACTTTCTACAATGCGACCAGTTTGGAGGAATTTCCCAATCATATGAGGGAGTGTTTGCAGCACGATTACAGAGGGAGATTTTATGAAGATTTTTACAGAGTTGCGGTACAGAATGAAAGATTTGAGGATTGGAGTAATATATTGGTGCAACTGCGCAAACTGTTTACTgattatcaaaaaattgtctTGGAATATCACCAGAAGCCAGGTGTTAATATGCCTAAGGCGGTAAATTCCACTGCTGCGCAAGGCAACTTTTTGGAAGTGTTGAATATGTCTTTGAACG tttttgaAAAACACTACTTGGATCGCAGCTTTGACAGGACTGGTCAGTTATCTGTAGTCATTACACCTGGAGTTGGAGTCTTTGAGGTTGACAGAGAGCTGACAAATGTGACAAAGCAGAGAATCATTGACAACGGTGTAGGAAGTGATTTAGTATGCGTTGGTGAACAGCCACTTCATGCAGTTCCGTTATTGAAG TTTCACAACAAAGATTCCTCTATAAATGCACCAGATGACTATAGCATGCCTCACTGGATAAATCTCAGTTTCTATTCTACGAACAAAAAGATTCCCTATTCCACATTTATTCCACGAATAAAGCTGCCGCAGAAGGTGTCGAAACATCTGAcggataatgaaaaattacattgcaAAACTAGACTTTTGCAAGAAGATCCAAGAGAATGTTTACATAATACGTTATTCGATTATGATGCTTATGATGCACAAGTATTCCAACTACCAACAGTTCATACTTCAAG TGTACAAAGGATAAATACGAGGAGAAAAAAGACGAGCGTGGTGTGCCTTGAAACTCATAATAATGGCCATTTGTTAAAGCTCTTGAAACGTAAAATGTCGGATCCTGATATACATCATCCACCACCTGAAACACATTCACCGTCATTACGGAGTGCTGCAATAACGATACCGCACAAAACAGATGACGATAACACTGAATCTAATGAAGATAAAACTG gtGTATCCAGAACGCCGGTGAAAAACGACTTAACAGACTCCGAGATATCTCCGCCGTTTAGACCTATTGTTGGTAGCGCTGGTAGTCCAACGAACTCAATTTCTCAACCGACGAATATACTTAGGCCTGGTAGGGCATTAATCAATCCTTTCGATCCGTCACATGTTACCATTAAACTTACCAGCAACAGACGACGGTGGACTCACATCTTTCCAAAAG GGCCTACAGGAGTTCTAATACAGCAACATCACTATCAAGCTATTCCAATGCAAACATTGGAGTCACAAAGTGAGACTACATTAGCCACTATAGGTGGACCCTCGATGGAAGTTGGGGCGAGCAATTCAAATCAGATTTCGAGATCGGCATCTCAAATAGGATTCCAAG ACACAAAAGGAAAGTTACTGCGACCTAATCCTTCTGTAACTAATGGAGATAAAGCTGCAAATCCTTCAGCTATGGCGAATAAGAGTCTTACTCTCTTGTGGGGTGCTACTGGTGAGCAGGAATGGACGCCTGCTTTAACAACAG GAGTTGACTGGAAATCTTTAACAATCCCCGCGTGCCTGCCCATCACTACTGATTACTTCCCAGACAAGCGGAGCTTACAAAACGATTACGTCGTGTCGGACTACAATCTTCTCCCGGACGACGTTAACGCAGATTTTGCCCAACAGCGAGCGATATACAAGAAACCGCTCACAACTGTGGAAGTGTTTAAAGAGCTGGTCTCGCAGCGCTTGGCccaa gGTTTCCagctaattattttaccgtCACTTAACAAGAATCAGAGCAACGCCACTGGCACCAATCCCGTTCCCGCAATTAGTACGGTAATACGCGGCAGACAGACTGAGTCCGAGCCTAAAGAGGAATATTTGCTTAGCATTGGaagaatttttcacaaaatatcaCTGTTCGATAATTCTATAACAGTTACGAGATACCGTCCAcg gCATCCTTACCCACCCTTCAATATTCACTATCAATATCGATTTCATGCTCCGCATCACGACACGTACGAAGTCTCGCGGGTGTCTTTCACCACAGAGAAACTCGAGACCTATAATTGGAATTATCTAGACCATTACATTTGCACACGGGGCCACACTGATTTTGCTTTAGTGGAA gatcttaaatatgttttctttcaGGCTCTCAAATATTGGAGGTTTCGAGTATTTCTATTACCATATAATAATCCTGCGACCCGCAGAATTTTAGAAGGTTCCCCAAGATGCGACATATACACTCCGCTCAGTAATGCTGAACAGGCATCATTAATGGACGGCTTTCTGCGTTTTATCGAGGGATGGTTGAACAAAATACGACGGCCAAATCCCAACAAAAACTGG CATGATATGTTTCAGAGCCCCACAGCTCTAGGTGGTGTCCCTCCAAGAGATCCTGCCTCTCATTTGACCAGACGCAGGCACAGCACGAGCCTGATATTCCTCACTAACCAG GAGAGGCATGTAGTGAATACCGCTGCGGCTGCCCGCACGTGCCTCGACACTCCTCGCCACGTGCCAAACAG ATCCGGTTCCAAAGTGATGGACAGAGGACGTGTGTCGCCTGCCAGTGAAGCCGTTTTGCCGTTGTCGCTCGAGCAACAGCAGCAGGATCATTTCGACGCTAACGACGACAG TGCAAATCAGGAGCTGACCAAGATAAAAAGCAATGCGACGAATGTGGAAATTTTGGAGGCCATGAAACATCCTCAAACTGGTGTTGGCTTCTTAACACAACATCCCTCGCTGCCCAGCCAAACGTTTGTTAGCGCTGATGCGATCCAGTGGTTGAACAACCACATAGAAGGCGGCATGGGGATCGAACAGGGTATTAATATCATGAAG GGAATGATTCAAGACAAATTGATATGCCATGCGTCCGGCGATTTCTCGCAACCATTTGTGCTGGgattttatttgtatcatatcgTGCAGGATGAAAATCAAAAAG CCGCAGACTATTCCGCGCCGCTTGGGAATCTGCAAAGTTTCGAGAACGAGTGGGTGGAGGTAGAAATGAGACCGCCGAAAGGATGGTGTGAACCAACGTCTTCGACAACAGTGTCGACAGTACCTGCCATAACAATACCTTGCGACACTATTGACGAATCCAACGTTCCACCTTTTCTGAGAGACGACATCGATTTAACCGAACCGATGGATGACAGAAATTGGACAG tGCCATTGTATAAACATACTCATCTTGATATcgatatcaataataaaagtgaCAGGATCGAATGGGGTCACTTGAGATACCAGTCCATTTACaaagtatataattcttatgaACTCGTAGTACAATGGGTTGCGTCATCTGGGAGCATAGTGGCTGATCTG ATATTCGTTTGGCAACGCAAGGCTCAAATGTGCGGGATACAGATGATACCGATTCCTAGCGATCTGTTAGCGCTACCATATGTCTTGAAGAGCGATCCTCTCAGAGGTCCTATTTTCATACCTCTCGATACAGAATGTTTAATGGCAAATAAGCGGCATCTCTTTGAAG AATTCCGTGAAGATACCTACGCACAAAGGTTGTTTTTATTCCAAGAAGCAATTCTACAGAGATTCGGCTTCATGCCGTGCTTAGTCGAGAATACCGAAAATGACCGTCAGTACGTTCACATCACTGGTAACGCATTTATATTAGTGCCATCCACCACGAATACTCGGCCACGTCCACGAACCGGTACGAACGTCGTACGGCGAAATACAGGACAGAAAAGATACCCAGTTCATTCGGACCAGTCTAGTCCGCACGAAGCATACATTACCAGACATGTTGGGGGAAAGAAGGACGATCATAGCACAGATAGGAAA atggGCTTTTTGTGGTCCTGGAATCATATGATCAGCCGCAAGTGGAAATTATTATCTCTCTCGGCGGGCGACGAAGTTTTCCAGAAAAAAATCATACAGGATTTTCGACACTTCTGTTCCAATGGAGACAATAGACTTAAAGAGTTTTGGGAATCTTGTTGGGAGTTAAAGGAAAAAACTTGTACAAAAGCAAAGTAG